Below is a window of Brassica oleracea var. oleracea cultivar TO1000 unplaced genomic scaffold, BOL UnpScaffold04418, whole genome shotgun sequence DNA.
tttttttttggttatgcaGAGATCTTTCAAATAATGATATCTCGGGCCCAATTCCGGAAGAGCTTAACCAACTGCAGAATTTGAATATGTTGTAAGAAAATCTTCCTCTTAACTTAGTTGTACGTTGTTGAGAATCTGAATCTTCCGCACTATGGTTTTGGTGATCTATCTCTAATGTTACATAATTCACTTGCAGGAGACTggaaaataataacttaaccgGTAATGTTGGTTCATTAGCCAACTGTCTCAGTCTTACTGTATTGTAAGTAGACTCCACATTGCtactgactttttttttgtatggtaACTTTGTGCTAAGAACTTTCTTTGCTAACTTACTGTAGGAATGTTTCTTACAACAACCTAGTTGGTGATATTCCTAAGAGCAATAACTTCTCTAAATTTCCTCCCGACAGGTATGATTAGTTACcatgtattttgtttttgttgacaCTTGCCAATgctcatctctctttttttggtttcttctaaAGCTTCATTGGCAACCCTGGTCTTTGTGGTAGTTGGGTAAACTCGCCTTGTCATGTTTCTCGTCCAACAGTACGAGGTATAgtttatctctctctttttctccttccttaaagcaaaaaaaatgtaatgttttctCAACAACCACCAACCTTTGTTTGCGTTTCCACAAGCAGTGTCAATCTCAAGAGCAGCTATTCTTGGGATAGCTATTGGGGGATTCCTCATCCTTTTCATGGTCCTTATAGCAGCTTGCCGGCCTCATAACCCTCCTCCCTTTCTCGATGGATCACTTGACAAACCAGGTTCTTTTTTTACTTACCCTTTCTTctaattgtttgttttgtaacatccaataataatagtaattttattgCAGTAACCTATTCTCACCCGAAGCTGGTCATCCTTCACATGAACATGGCCCTCCACGTTTACGAGGACATCATGCGAATGACAGAGAATCTCAGCGA
It encodes the following:
- the LOC106321978 gene encoding LRR receptor-like serine/threonine-protein kinase ERECTA, with translation MLRLENNNLTGNVGSLANCLSLTVLNVSYNNLVGDIPKSNNFSKFPPDSFIGNPGLCGSWVNSPCHVSRPTVRVSISRAAILGIAIGGFLILFMVLIAACRPHNPPPFLDGSLDKPVTYSHPKLVILHMNMALHVYEDIMRMTENLSE